The Ignavibacteriales bacterium sequence TTGGATTCAAAATGCTTCCGTGTATCAATCACATTAAGAAGGTTTCCTGAATATCCCCAAAGCATAAAGCCATAACTAATATGTTCTGATTTTTTTCTGTTTAAAATTTCTGTGAAGCTTTCGGCTCCGTGACTACCAACTTTCATGAGAATACAAGAATGGACAGGATACGTTTTATTTCGGAAAAAAAGCTTTGGAATTTCTTCATCAATCAAAAATATTTTTGATTTTTGTTCTGTATTATTTTTCATTTTCCCATAAGATTAATTGCCCGTCCTCTTCGATGTAATGAGGAAGTGTATTGTTGTGATCACCATAAAAATTTTTAAGGTATTCACTGGGAACAACTGAATTCGTCCAGGGATGGGGGATGTAATTAATTCTGTCCATAACTACATAGCCTGAAGCAAGAATAGGATTGTCCGGTAAATGATACTTATGTAATCCACAAATCATCTCTGAAACTGAATATCCATGATCGACAACAAATTTTTGAATGTTATACATAGCAGTAATAGACCAAGGATGCCCACTACCATATGGTAAAATAGCTATTCCATATGATTTGGATTTCTTTGACAATTCCATACATCGGGATAAAAATACAATTCCACTATTGCCACAATTCTTCGATCCATATGGTGGATTCGTATAAAATACATCTGCTTGTTCTACAAGATCTTTAGGTACAGTTTCAAA is a genomic window containing:
- a CDS encoding bis-aminopropyl spermidine synthase family protein; translation: MNHEILEAGIPFKKDWVDLADKVVLSRPPALRDNDQIYMMSGGMILQTLLMHDYIGGKHIIFVGDGDGMSMMFGIFSHHGIIPKPSYMTVLDMDKRTLSHIKRFANAEGFGHIIDVRSYNVFETVPKDLVEQADVFYTNPPYGSKNCGNSGIVFLSRCMELSKKSKSYGIAILPYGSGHPWSITAMYNIQKFVVDHGYSVSEMICGLHKYHLPDNPILASGYVVMDRINYIPHPWTNSVVPSEYLKNFYGDHNNTLPHYIEEDGQLILWENEK